The Lysobacter panacisoli genome includes a window with the following:
- the nuoE gene encoding NADH-quinone oxidoreductase subunit NuoE, with amino-acid sequence MKATGNFEACQHVDPLVALSDKTRAHIDHWLAKFPPDRKRSAVLQGLHAAQEQNGGWLSDELIAAVAKYLGLPPVWAYEVASFYSMFETEQVGRNNVAFCTNISCWLNGAEDLVRHAEKKLGCKLGESTSDGRVFLKREEECLAACCGAPVVVINGHYHEKLDATKVDELLDGLK; translated from the coding sequence ATGAAGGCGACCGGAAATTTCGAGGCCTGTCAGCACGTCGACCCGCTGGTCGCGTTGTCCGACAAGACCCGCGCGCACATCGACCACTGGCTGGCCAAGTTCCCGCCGGACCGCAAGCGTTCGGCGGTGCTGCAGGGCCTGCATGCCGCACAGGAACAGAACGGCGGCTGGCTCAGCGACGAACTGATCGCGGCCGTGGCCAAGTACCTGGGCCTACCGCCGGTGTGGGCCTATGAGGTCGCCAGCTTCTACTCGATGTTCGAGACCGAGCAGGTCGGCCGCAACAACGTCGCCTTCTGCACCAACATCAGCTGCTGGCTCAACGGCGCCGAGGACCTGGTCCGCCACGCCGAGAAGAAGCTCGGTTGCAAGCTGGGCGAGTCGACGTCCGACGGCCGCGTTTTCCTCAAGCGCGAGGAAGAGTGCCTGGCCGCGTGCTGCGGCGCGCCGGTCGTCGTCATCAACGGTCACTACCACGAGAAGCTCGACGCCACGAAGGTGGACGAGCTGCTCGACGGCCTGAAGTAA
- the nuoF gene encoding NADH-quinone oxidoreductase subunit NuoF — MAHEHHDYSQGYGPVGPAPQEHSVVYTTLHYDTPWSYENYLKTGGYAALRKILSEKMDPAAIVDMVKASGLRGRGGAGFPTGLKWSFMPKGSGTQKYILCNSDESEPGTAKDRDILRYNPHSVVEGMAIACYATGSTVAYNYLRGEFHHEPFEHFEQALKEAYEHGWLGKNVLGSGVDIDIYGALGAGAYICGEETALMESLEGKKGQPRYKPPFPANFGLFGKPTTINNTETYASVPAIIRNGAEWFLNLGKPNNGGPKIFSVSGHVAKPGNYEIRLGTSFSELLQMAGGMRPGRKIKAVIPGGSSMPVLPGETMMGLTMDYDSIQKAGSGLGSGAVIVMDDTACMVRACQRIARFYFKESCGQCTPCREGTGWMYRMLTRIVEKQATLDDLQMLRAAAGQIEGHTICAFGEAAAWPVQGFLRHYWDEFEYAIVNKRFLVDDQRNGTVVEKVAA, encoded by the coding sequence ATGGCGCACGAGCATCACGACTACTCGCAGGGCTACGGCCCGGTCGGTCCGGCCCCGCAGGAGCACAGCGTCGTCTACACGACGTTGCACTACGACACGCCGTGGTCGTACGAGAACTACCTCAAGACGGGTGGTTATGCCGCCCTGCGCAAGATCCTGAGCGAGAAGATGGATCCGGCCGCGATCGTCGACATGGTCAAGGCGTCCGGCCTGCGCGGCCGTGGCGGCGCGGGCTTCCCGACCGGCCTGAAGTGGAGCTTCATGCCCAAGGGCAGCGGCACCCAGAAGTACATCCTGTGCAACTCGGACGAGTCCGAGCCGGGCACGGCCAAGGACCGCGACATCCTGCGCTACAACCCGCACTCGGTGGTCGAAGGCATGGCGATCGCCTGCTACGCCACCGGTTCGACGGTCGCCTACAACTACCTGCGCGGCGAGTTCCACCACGAGCCGTTCGAGCATTTCGAGCAGGCGCTGAAGGAAGCGTACGAGCACGGCTGGCTGGGCAAGAACGTGCTCGGCAGCGGCGTGGACATCGACATCTACGGCGCGCTCGGCGCCGGCGCCTACATCTGCGGTGAGGAAACCGCGCTGATGGAGTCGCTGGAAGGCAAGAAGGGCCAGCCGCGCTACAAGCCGCCGTTCCCGGCCAACTTCGGCCTGTTCGGCAAGCCGACCACGATCAACAACACCGAGACGTACGCCTCGGTGCCGGCGATCATCCGCAACGGCGCGGAGTGGTTCCTCAACCTCGGCAAGCCCAACAACGGCGGCCCGAAGATCTTCTCGGTCTCCGGCCACGTCGCGAAGCCGGGCAACTACGAGATCCGTCTGGGCACTTCGTTCTCGGAACTGCTGCAGATGGCCGGCGGCATGCGCCCGGGCCGCAAGATCAAGGCGGTCATCCCGGGTGGTTCCTCGATGCCGGTGCTGCCGGGCGAGACCATGATGGGCCTCACGATGGATTACGACTCGATCCAGAAGGCCGGTTCGGGCCTGGGTTCGGGCGCGGTCATCGTGATGGACGACACCGCCTGCATGGTGCGCGCCTGCCAGCGCATCGCGCGGTTCTACTTCAAGGAAAGCTGCGGCCAGTGCACGCCGTGCCGCGAAGGCACCGGCTGGATGTACCGCATGCTGACCCGCATCGTCGAGAAGCAGGCCACGCTGGACGACCTGCAGATGCTGCGCGCGGCGGCCGGTCAGATCGAAGGGCACACCATCTGCGCCTTCGGTGAAGCCGCCGCCTGGCCGGTGCAGGGCTTCCTGCGCCATTACTGGGACGAGTTCGAGTACGCGATCGTGAACAAGCGCTTCCTGGTGGACGACCAGCGCAACGGCACCGTCGTCGAGAAGGTGGCTGCATGA